Proteins encoded within one genomic window of Trichoderma asperellum chromosome 2, complete sequence:
- the ODC2 gene encoding Mitochondrial 2-oxodicarboxylate carrier 2 (TransMembrane:1 (o12-30i)~BUSCO:EOG092D2VOM), which translates to MAEPKPLPFQYQFAAGAIAGVSEILVMYPLDVIKTRIQLQTGTGAAGGEAYTGMLDCFQKIVKTEGFSRLYRGISAPILMEAPKRATKFAANDEWGKVYRKMFGVDKMNQSLSVLTGATAGATESFVVVPFELVKIRLQDKASAGKYNGMVDCVIKTVKNEGPLTLYQGLESTMWRHILWNAGYFGCIFQVRQLLPKAETSRGKMANDLISGAIGGTIGTVLNTPLDVVKSRIQNTPKVPGQIPKYNWAFPSVLTVFREEGFGALYKGFLPKVLRLGPGGGILLVVFTTVMDTFRKWQS; encoded by the exons ATGGCCGAGCCGAAGCCCCTTCCCTTCCAGTACCAATTCGCCGCAG GCGCAATTGCCGGCGTCTCGGAG ATTTTGGTCAT GTATCCTCTGGATGTCATCAAGACTCGAATCCAACTGCAGACTGGCACGGGTGCCGCCGGTGGCGAGGCATACACTGGTATGCTGGACTGCTTCCAGAAGATTGTCAAGACTGAAGG ATTTTCACGCCTCTACCGTGGTATCTCCGCCCCGATTCTGATGGAAGCCCCCAAGCGAGCCACCAAGTTTGCTGCCAACGACGAATGGGGCAAGGTCTACCGCAAGATGTTTGGTGTCGACAAGATGAACCAGTCATTGTCTGTCCTCACCGGTGCTACCGCCGGTGCCACCGAATCCTTTGTCGTCGTTCCATTCGAACTGGTCAAGATTCGTCTGCAGGATAAGGCATCAGCTGGAAAATACAACGGCATGGTTGACTGTGTTATCAAGACGGTCAAGAATGAGGGACCCCTCACCCTTTACCAGGGTCTCGAGAGCACAATGTGGCGACACATTCTGTGGAACGCTGGCTACTTTGGCTGCATCTTCCAGGTCCGACAGCTGCTCCCCAAGGCTGAGACCAGCAGGGGCAAGATGGCCAATGATCTGATCTCTGGTGCTATTGGTGGAACTATCGGAACTGTACTGAACACTCCTTTGGACGTGGTCAAGAGCAGAATTCAGAACACCCCCAAGGTGCCTGGCCAGATCCCCAAATACAACTGGGCATTCCCTTCCGTGTTGACTGTCTTcagagaagaaggcttcGGCGCCTTGTACAAGGGCTTCTTGCCCAAG GTTCTCCGTCTGGGCCCAGGAGGCGGTATCCTCTTGGTTGTTTTCACCACTGTTATGGATACTTTCCGCAAGTGGCAATCATAA
- a CDS encoding uncharacterized protein (EggNog:ENOG41): protein MDDDNNLPTIDLNPSGSDIISSESGQDPLPQDGALPNVVSSNGEPASADATNSQSEEAVVPDNDDDESAPPSSFQAPNLPRSLEDKLNSYDEIIHDSDEEGVFGFTGPHADTLMGRSRRHTEITWPSHVESGELSWNKAYKRACFEGNCSPVVTKLHPDLFLRAPTQQDLKDELLQPRAQHQDISRSFDIPAKVQFLILKHFFNFKGSVVHAISRLDPYHPITQHVEILWVGSQYLTYALSRRGKFTSRRTFPLVLLPEAIRLKTLGVYVQESSESVMRRKHEPRGIINHMAAKTKLQPNYRRFRALRLMQGIDYVYCLRGLSRVEFWDFDRWLNTHERKRPVRDFHFIMDVNNSTRRPKEARDRSRSQLKNIFPVITSFMPSEQDWAMLREGLSSLDEECENDRSPSPSPIGPPQAQNGRPWPPRASTITDDSDSSSESSSDSDTDSDSDSDSDSDSDSDSNSDSGSDPDSGTGTGTGFGSGSGSDPNSQSNSIPSEDDLTADDSRPAAGSSQTTSIVPMVEMLNLRDDGHLGEYESDDESTIVPDNRSVTEHQVIDLTNEGNGSGENNSESQLNSTQLSSDNRHDSPLFADDGGYAPSYTPSLTPGNQDGRNSWEIRTNETTRSAERSGSESSLFLSSVPSFLNQTPSNAPTHRQSSPGGATETIDLTGPDDLVDTFLPSDILNSSPDSRKRSHIKVEEDDVSTDAPNSSKRVRTISPERTFG from the exons ATGGACGACGACAACAATCTTCCAACTATTGATCTTAACCCCTCGGGCTCTGATATCATCTCCTCTGAGAGTGGCCAAGACCCATTGCCGCAAGATGGAGCTCTGCCAAATGTTGTTTCATCAAATGGCGAACCTGCGTCAGCAGATGCAACCAACTCGCAAAGCGAAGAAGCGGTGGTTCCAgacaatgatgatgacgagagcgcacctccctcttcttttcaag CGCCGAACCTGCCAAGGTCATTAGAGGACAAACTAAACTCATATGACGAAATAATCCATGACTCTGATGAAGAGGGGGTATTCGGATTTACTGGGCCACATGCCG ATACGCTTATGGGGAGGTCGCGACGGCACACCGAAATA ACTTGGCCATCTCATGTCGAATCTGGCGAGCTTAGTTGGAATAAGGCTTACAAACGTGCCTGCTTTGAGGGAAATTGTTCGCCTGTGGTAACGAAACTGCATCCAGATCTCTTTCTACGAGCACCTACACAACAAGATCTTAAAGACGAATTGTTACAACCAAGGGCTCAGCATCAAGATATATCACGATCTTTTGATATTCCTGCCAAGGTACAATTTCTGATTTTGAAGCacttcttcaacttcaagGGCAGTGTGGTTCATGCCATCTCTCGTCTAGACCCCTACCACCCCATTACGCAA CATGTCGAGATCCTCTGGGTGGGATCACAATATCTCACCTATGCTCTAAGCCGTCGAGGAAAGTTTACGTCTCGCCGCACGTTTCCGCTGGTATTGCTCCCAGAGGCTATCCGTCTCAAGACTCTCGGCGTATATGTTCAGGAGTCCAGCGAGTCTGTCATGCGTCGCAAACACGAGCCGAGAGGCATCATTAATCATATGGCAGCCAAGACTAAGTTGCAGCCCAACTACAGACGTTTCCGAGCATTGCGCTTGATGCAGGGCATCGACTATGTCTACTGCCTTCGAGGCCTCAGCCGAGTCGAGTTCTGGGATTTCGATCGATGGCTCAACACTCACGAGAGAAAACGGCCAGTGCGAGACTTCCACTTTATAATGGATGTGAACAACTCTACACGAAGGCCCAAGGAGGCCCGCGATCGCTCCAGATCACAGctgaaaaatatttttcCAGTGATTACCTCGTTTATGCCATCAGAGCAAGACTGGGCAATGTTACGTGAAGGCCTTAGCAGTCTTGATGAGGAATGTGAAAACGACAggtcgccgtcgccatcaCCGATCGGACCGCCGCAAGCCCAAAACGGTAGACCCTGGCCACCTAGAGCATCTACGATAACTGATGATAGTGACTCCTCTTCAGAGTCAAGTTCGGACTCTGACACGGACTCTGACTCTGACTCTGATTCTGATTCTGATTCTGATTCTGATTCCAACTCTGATTCTGGCTCTGATCCTGACTCTGGCACTGGCACTGGCACTGGctttggctctggctccGGTTCTGATCCAAATAGCCAGTCTAACTCCATTCCCTCCGAAGACGACCTCACCGCTGATGATTCGCGCCCTGCTGCAGGGAGCTCGCAAACAACGAGCATTGTTCCCATGGTTGAAATGCTAAACTTGCGAGATGACGGCCATCTTGGCGAATACGAGAGTGATGATGAGTCGACGATTGTCCCAGATAACCGATCTGTCACCGAGCATCAGGTTATTGACCTTACGAATGAAGGGAACGGAAGCGGTGAAAACAACTCCGAAAGTCAATTGAACTCAACTCAGCTCTCCAGCGATAACAGGCATGACAGCCCACTGTTTGCGGATGACGGGGGATACGCCCCTTCATATACGCCATCGCTTACTCCGGGAAACCAAGACGGTCGAAACAGCTGGGAGATCCGAACTAATGAGACTACCCGATCAGCAGAGAGGTCTGGCAGCGAATCAAGTTTATTCCTCAGCAGCGTACCATCATTTCTGAACCAAACGCCTTCTAATGCCCCCACACACCGCCAGAGTAGCCCGGGAGGCGCGACTGAGACAATTGACCTTACAGGTCCTGACGATCTGGTGGACACATTTTTGCCTTCTGACATTTTGAATTCGTCTCCAGATTCCAGGAAACGCTCTCATATCAAggtcgaagaagacgatgtgAGCACCGATGCCCCGAATAGTTCAAAGAGAGTTCGTACTATATCGCCAGAACG AACGTTCGGCTAA
- a CDS encoding uncharacterized protein (BUSCO:EOG092D38AL): MSKVIRSVKNVTKGYSHAQVKVRDATSNDPWGPTGTQMSEIAQMTFNTSTEFYDIMDMLDKRLNDKGKNWRHVLKALKVLDYCLHEGSELVVTWARQSIYIIKTLREFQYIDEEGRDVGQNVRVAAKELTALILNDERLRAERSDRKSWKSRVMGLDSDFGPQYAEQSQRRQPRSERRPNDEDDAEYRLAIEASKYQEEEDRKKRQNLAGADNDDDLAKAIKLSQEEEERRRRELEDANAASLFDDDTPQTSQPQHTGFNQGYQQGNAVDFWANPIDQQAQQIPQPTGYLGNAYTGFQQPQQPQQTGWQQNFNTGFGVDAFGNPLSQQQQQQQQQQQQQQQFLQQQQFAQQQQLQSSQALDLAIQPGSNNPWATNNQLQQQSLRPTPTGSNNPFAQNRPQSARPATSSLSPLPEQKTLSNFNQSSFNQPQIQLQLQQQQLQQQQQQKPAFTTPQRELSEHERKLNALLASGDGLDTYGNTGDLRIPAQHTAPGTFINSAGAGLSRIGPEATGNNPFLRQQFTGMPSITYGGQPQLNSNPFGAQQRPQQQGQPQDLIQF, encoded by the exons ATGTCGAAGGTTATACGCAGCGTGAAAAACGTGACCAAAGGGTACTCACACGCCCAGGTCAAGGTCCGAGATG CGACAAGTAATGACCCATGGGGCCCGACCGGCACACAGATGAGCGAGATTGCTCAGATGACATTCAACAC GTCCACTGAGTTTTACGACATAATGGATATGCTCGACAAGAGACTGAACGACAAGGGAAAGAATTGGCGCCACGTTTTGAAGGCACTAAAGGTTCTCGACTACTGTCTGCATGAGGGCTCTGAGCTGGTTGTCACATGGGCTCGCCAAAGCATCTACATCATCAAGACTCTGCGAGAGTTCCAGTACATTGACGAAGAAGGCCGCGATGTTGGCCAGAATG TCCGTGTTGCGGCCAAGGAGCTGACCGCCCTTATCCTCAACGATGAGCGATTGCGAGCCGAGCGAAGCGACCGGAAGTCTTGGAAGTCGCGCGTAATGGGCCTCGACTCTGATTTTGGCCCCCAGTATGCCGAGCAGTCTCAGCGACGACAGCCACGATCAGAACGAAGACccaatgatgaagacgatgccgAGTACCGCCTTGCAATTGAAGCTAGTAAATatcaggaggaggaggataggaaaaagagacagaaTCTCGCTGGTGCTGATAATGACGATGACCTTGcaaaggctattaaactcagtcaggaagaggaggaaaggaGGCGCCGCGAGCTGGAAGATGCAAATGCCGCATCTCTATTTGACGATGACACTCCTCAAACTTCGCAGCCCCAGCACACTGGATTCAACCAGGGATACCAACAGGGCAACGCCGTGGACTTCTGGGCCAATCCAATTGACCAGCAGGCGCAGCAGATACCACAGCCAACCGGCTACCTAGGAAACGCATATACCGGATtccagcagccgcaacaACCGCAGCAAACTGGCTGGCAGCAAAACTTCAACACCGGCTTTGGCGTCGATGCGTTTGGCAACCCGCTGtctcagcaacagcaacaacaacaacagcagcagcagcaacagcagcagttccttcagcagcaacagtttgctcagcaacagcagctgcagtCTTCTCAGGCCCTGGATTTGGCGATTCAGCCTGGAAGCAACAACCCTTGGGCGACCAACAATCAGTTACAACAGCAGTCTCTTAGACCTACGCCAACAGGTTCCAACAATCCCTTTGCCCAGAACCGACCGCAGTCAGCAAGACCCGCGACCTCTTCTCTCAGCCCTCTACCGGAGCAAAAGACTCTATCCAACTTCAACCAATCCAGCTTCAACCAACCTCagattcagcttcagcttcagcaacagcagctgcagcagcagcagcaacagaagCCCGCTTTTACTACTCCCCAGAGAGAGCTCAGCGAACATGAGAGGAAGTTGAACGCTCTGTTGGCCTCTGGAGACGGCCTAGATACTTACGGAAACACGGGTGACCTGCGAATTCCCGCGCAGCACACGGCTCCGGGAACGTTTATCAACAGTGCTGGCGCGGGTCTCAGCCGAATTGGCCCAGAAGCTACCGGCAACAACCCCTTCTTACGGCAGCAGTTCACTGGCATGCCGAGCATCACCTATGGTGGTCAGCCGCAGCTGAATAGCAACCCATTCGGCGCTCAGCAGCGACCACAGCAACAGGGCCAGCCACAAGATTTAATCCAATTTTAa